The following DNA comes from Kaistia sp. 32K.
CCGGCCATTGCCGTGGCGCTCGCGGGACATGGCAATTGCACGACGATCCTGCTCGGCGGGGTGTTCAACCCGGACAAGGGCGCCTGTCTCGGCGCTCAGACGCTGCGCGAGGTGCAGCAGGTTTATGCCGATTTGCTGATCCTGGGCAGCTGCGGCCTGTCCCCCCTCGTCGGCGTGACGGCGCTGGATTGGGACGAAGCCCAGATCAAGCGTGCCATGGTGCAGCAGAGCCGCGACGTCCTGCTGGCGGCCACCAATGACAAGCTCGATACGGTCGCGCCCTTCCGCATTTGCGAGATCAACGACATCGGCCAGCTGATCCTCGAGGGAGATGCTTCGCCGGCTACGATCCGCGCGTTGAGGGAGATGGGGCCGACCGTGCATCAGGCCGACGAAGGCGCGGACTGAGCCCTTCTGTGCCATGCCCGGGCGGGACGTCTCCCTGCCCGGACATCGCGG
Coding sequences within:
- a CDS encoding DeoR/GlpR family DNA-binding transcription regulator produces the protein MFTDERHERIRQELAENGRVLAAELAGQFGVSEDTIRRDLREMAKAGLCRRVYGGALAVSPAPDGGPLGERLLAGRDSKARLGHVAAGLVKEAQTIFIDAGSTNVAIARALPLDRKFTVITNSPAIAVALAGHGNCTTILLGGVFNPDKGACLGAQTLREVQQVYADLLILGSCGLSPLVGVTALDWDEAQIKRAMVQQSRDVLLAATNDKLDTVAPFRICEINDIGQLILEGDASPATIRALREMGPTVHQADEGAD